A region of the Mycobacteriales bacterium genome:
CCGCGACCTGGTCGCGCAGCGCCAGCGCGGCGGCCTTCGCCGCGGCGCTGGAGCAGGTGCCCGTGGTCCAGCCCGACCGCAGCGGGCCGGTGCGGACCTTTGCGGTGCGCGGCAGGTCCGGCTCCCTGATCTCGCTCATCGCGAGGCCTTCAGCGCGGCCCGCGCCTCCTGCGACTCCACCTTGCGGTGCTCGTGGAAGTGACCCGGGTGGTAGAGGTGCGACCGCGTGCCCTGGCTCGCGAGCGCGGGTCCGACCAGCACCAGCGTGTGCTTGTAGAGCTTGTGCTCCTTCACGCGGTCGGCCAGCTCGCCGAGCCGGCACTCGAAGAGCAGCTCGTCCGGCCAGGTCGCGGCATAGGCGACCACGCACGGGGTGTCCTCGTCGTAGGACCCCGCGAGCAGCTCGGTCTGCAGCTGCTTGGTCCGCGCGGCCGACAGGAACAGGCACATCGTCGCGCCGATCTCGGCGTAGGCCCGGACCGTCTCTCGCGGCGGCATCGGCGTCTTGCCGCCCTCGAGGCGGGTGAGCACGACCGACTGCGCGACCTCGGGGATGGTGAGCTCGCGCTGCACGAGCGCCGCGACCGCGGAGAAGCTGCTGACCCCCGGGATGACCTCGGTGGCGAGGCCGAGGGAGTCGCACAGCTCCTTCTGCTCCTGGGTACCGCCCCACAGCGCCGGGTCTCCGGAGTGGATGCGCGCGACCCGCAGGCCCTCGCGCGCGGCCCGCTCGTAGTGCCCGGTGATGCCCTCGAGCGAGTGCTCCGCGGAGTTGACGACCACCGCGTCGGGCCGGGCGTGCTGAAGGACGTCCTCGTGCACGAGCGACGCGGCCCAGATGACGATGTCGGCCTCGGCGATGCGCTGCGCCCCGCGCAGGGTGATGAGGTCGGCCGCGCCCGGGCCCGCCCCGACAAAGCTCACGAGCCCGGTCACAGCTTGCCTCCACGGGTGGTGCGTCGAGCGGGGACGATGACGGTCGAGAGGTACGCCGCCTCGGCGGGCGCGTCGGCGAGCGGGCCGACCTGCTGGTCGGGCAGGCCGAGGGCCGAGCCGAAGACCGCGTCGTCGAGTCGGCCGTGCCGGGCCAGGACGTCGCGCAGCCTCGCGACGTGGCGACCGCCCTTGTAGGCGACCACGCTGTCGAAGTGGGTGAGCGCCTCCTCGAAGGCCTCGAGCCCCGCGGTCAGCGGCAGCAGCGCGAGCGACTCGGTGCCCTCGCACAGCACGGTGCCGGAGCGGCTCGCGAGGTCCTGCATCGCGGTGATGCCGGGCACGGTGTCGACCTCGACCTCGGGCAGCCGCTCGCGCACCGCGTCGGCGAGGTAGGTGAAGGTGGAGTAGACGGCCGGGTCGCCGATGGTCGCGAAGGCCACCGTCCCGCCGGTCGACCGCAGGTGGTCGGCGACCGCGTCGGCGGCGTCCTCCCAGGCCTGTCGGCG
Encoded here:
- the cobI gene encoding precorrin-2 C(20)-methyltransferase; translated protein: MRLTGVGVGPGDPELVTVKAVRVLREADLVVVPVMDADEQGRAEATVRAHVDHDRITRLVFALDDRGGATDTRRQAWEDAADAVADHLRSTGGTVAFATIGDPAVYSTFTYLADAVRERLPEVEVDTVPGITAMQDLASRSGTVLCEGTESLALLPLTAGLEAFEEALTHFDSVVAYKGGRHVARLRDVLARHGRLDDAVFGSALGLPDQQVGPLADAPAEAAYLSTVIVPARRTTRGGKL
- the cobM gene encoding precorrin-4 C(11)-methyltransferase, which codes for MTGLVSFVGAGPGAADLITLRGAQRIAEADIVIWAASLVHEDVLQHARPDAVVVNSAEHSLEGITGHYERAAREGLRVARIHSGDPALWGGTQEQKELCDSLGLATEVIPGVSSFSAVAALVQRELTIPEVAQSVVLTRLEGGKTPMPPRETVRAYAEIGATMCLFLSAARTKQLQTELLAGSYDEDTPCVVAYAATWPDELLFECRLGELADRVKEHKLYKHTLVLVGPALASQGTRSHLYHPGHFHEHRKVESQEARAALKASR